The nucleotide sequence ATCCCGGCGATGAGTGCCACGTGTGCGGGATGGTCATCAACGACTTTCCCGGACCCAAGGGGCAAGTGATGGAGCAGGGCGCGGCGAAGAAGTTCTGCTCCACGGCGGAAATGATCGGCTGGTGGTTGCAGCCCGAGAATCATCATGAAAACGCCGGGTTGTATGTGCATGACATGGGACGTAGCCATTGGGATACACCCGACGACACCCATCTGATCGATGCCAAAACGGCTGTTTATGTCATCGGCACCGGGCTCAAAGGTGCCATGGGCGTGGTATTGGCCTCGTTTGCCGATGAGGCGGTTGCGCACCAGGTGGCGGCGGATACGGGAGGGCGGGTGTTGCGCTTCAGTGAGATTGATCTGGCGCTGTTGCAGCAGCCCGCAGCCATGTCCCACAGCGCGCACTGATCGTATTCTAGTCTTGGAATACAGTCGAATGTGGGGGTGGGCTTGCTCGCGAAGAGGCCCGCAAGAACGATAAAAAACCGCGCCTGTCACCCGCTACGGACTCTGCGAGTCGTGCCTTGCGTTCCATCACCGACAGCCTCTGTCATAAAAACGCCACGGCGCTGGGGCCCGCCGACGAAAACGGCTACTTTGAAAAATTCCAATAAACAGAGTATCCATGGATGAACTACCAACCCTTTACCCGAACCTTGATAACAACGGCCCTGATCCTGACCTTCAGCGGTGTTCAGGCGGCGTCCCAGGCACCGGTGGCTGGCGAAAACGGTATGGTGGTCACCGCCCAGCACCTGGCAACTCACGTTGGGGTCGATGTGCTCAAGGCCGGTGGCAACGCAGTGGATGCGGCGGTCGCCGTCGGTTATGCGCTGGCGGTGGTGTATCCAGCCGCGGGCAATCTGGGCGGTGGTGGGTTCATGACGGTACAGCTGGCGGACGGACGCAAAACCTTTCTCGACTTCCGCGAAAAAGCCCCTTTGGCGTCCACGCCGGACATGTACCTGGACAAGGACGGTAATGTCATCGAAGGCCTGAGCGCCAAGGGGCATTTATCGGTCGGCGTACCGGGCACCGTGTCAGGCATGGAAATGGCGCTGAGCAAATACGGCACCCTGAAGCGGGCGCAGGTGATTAAGCCGGCCATTGCGTTGGCGGAAAATGGTTTCGTCCTCGACCAGGGCGATGTCGACATGCTGCACTCGGCCACCGGCGAATTCGAAAAAGACCGAGACCTGCGCGGTATCTTCCTGCAGGACGGCAAGCCGCTGCAGGTCGGCGAGAAACTGGTGCAAAAGGACCTGGCAAAAACCCTGCGGGAAATCTCCGCCAAGGGCACCGACGGCTTCTACAAGGGCTGGGTCGCCAAGGCCATTGTCGACTCCAGCCAGGCGGGCAAGGGCATCATCGCCCAGGCCGACCTGGACAACTACAAGACCCGTGAACTGGCGCCCATCGAGTGCGACTACCGCGGCTACCATGTGATCTCGGCGCCACCACCGAGTTCGGGTGGCCTGGTGATCTGCCAGATCATGAATATTCTCGAAGGCTACCCGATGGCCGAGCTGGGCTACGGTTCGGCCCAGGGCCTGCACTATCAGATCGAAGCCATGCGTCACGCCTATGTCGACCGCAACAGCTACCTGGGCGACCCGGACTTCGTGGAAAACCCGGTCGCGCATCTGCTGGACAAAAACTACGCGGCAAAACTGCGCACGGCCATCGACCCGCAAAAAGCCGGCGACTCCCAAGCGATCAAGCCGGGCGTCTCGCCGCATGAGGGCACCAACACCACCCATTACTCCATCGTCGACAAGTGGGGCAACGCGGTCTCGGTGACCTACACCCTGAACGACTGGTTTGGCGCCGGGGTCATGGCCAGCAAGACCGGCGTGATCCTCAACGACGAAATGGACGACTTCACCGTCAAGGTCGGTGTACCCAACATGTACGGGCTGATCCAGGGTGAGGCCAACGCCATCGCCCCGGGCAAGGCACCGTTGTCATCCATGAGCCCGACCATCGTCACCAAGGACGGCAAGGCGGTGATGGTCGTAGGCACGTCCGGCGGCAGTCGGATCATCACCGCGACCTTGCAGACCATCCTCAACGTCATCGACTACAAGATGAACATCCAGGAAGCCGTCAACGCCCCGCGTTTCCACCAGCAATGGATGCCCGAGAGCACCAACATCGAAGCCTTCGTCCTGAGCCCCGACACCCAGAAAATCCTCGAAAGCTGGGGCCACACCTTCGCCGGCCCGCAAGACGCCAACCACCTCGCCGCGATCCTCGTCGGCGCGCCCTCCCTGGATGGCAAACCCGTGGGCAACAACCGTTTCTACGGCGCCAACGACCCGCGCCGCAACACCGGCCTGTCCCTGGGCTACTGAGCCACGGCAGGGCAGGGGCGAGCACCCGCAAGCCGCCCCTGCCCCACGCGGCGACAGAATATTTTTTGAAATCAAGGGCTTGCCAGCCCCGGCAAATGAGTACATAATTGCCGCCATCGAACGCATCGAGGCGTAAAAAACCTTAATGTTTTCAATGAGATAGAGTAGAGGCAAGGCTCACGCAGCCCACTCAAGTTCATATGCGGTGGATGTCAGCAATCAGGACATCGATCGTTTGAGGCCGAGTAGCAAAATGGTTATGCAGCGGATTGCAAATCCGCCTACGCCGGTTCGATTCCGACCTCGGCCTCCACTCTTGAAAACCCCGTAGATTAACGTCTACGGGGTTTTTTATTGCCTGTGGTTTGGGAATTAGTGACCGCTACAAAACGGTTAAAAGTACGCATTTACGAGATAAGCGATGGCTTGACCGCAATCGCGATTTTTCCTCGAACTCCGTTGTCGGGACTTTCCAGCAGCGCATGGGCGAGCGCAATGTCGGCAAGCGCATAGACGGCGCCAACGTGTGGCCGCAGCTGACCGCGGGCTATCAATGCGCTCAACTCATCCAGCTTGCCGCGGTTCTGTCTGGTGACAACGAAGTGATAACTGGTGTTCTTGCCCCAGGCCTGGACGAGGTTCTTACGGACCTCAACTGCCTGTTCTCAGAAAATAAATCCGCCGCGCAACTCAAGCCTTCCTCCCATGGGGCAGGGCGCTTTTCCAACCTCCCCCGAGATTTGCTATGTTGCAGCATTCTATTTTCCAAAAGCGGATGCCATGAAACTCTCTTGTTTTTCGTTCCTATCTACCACGTTATTAACCCTGAGTCTGGCAGCCTGCAGCATGACGAAGCCGGCCGCTCCTGAGGGCTCCACGCAAGCGCCAATCCCAGGTTCAGCCACGACGACTCCGTCAGATAAATCCCTTCCTCAGTTCATCGCAAGAGGCAATGAGCCGTTCTGGTCAATCAGCGTCAGCGGCAACGGCAACACCTTGACCTGGATAACGCCTGAGAACCCGAAGGGCACACGGCTCTCAGCACAGCAAGTGACCTCGGGTGACGGGGTCAGGTACATCGGTAGGGATGGTGATAAGACGTTCATGTTGGAGGTGGTTGGCGGGGCGTGCACGGACACGATGTCCGGACACTCTTTCGAGTTCGCAGCCACTTGGGTCTATGCAGGTGACAGCAACGCAGGTTGCGCTGAGCGGGCCGCTAAATAGTGTCCTTGCAAGCAGCCTTTGCGGGTTGCTTTCCTTTGGCCAGCTGATTGGAGAACGCCGTTTATGAGTGCTCAGCCGGGGCCCATTCCCCTCGTCATCCTGGATGTTCAGGACGCTATTGATCAGCCTGTCTGGGAGGGCAAAAGCCATCCAAGCTACCTGACGGCGATTCAGCGTCTTCTGGCGCACTGGCGGCTGAAGGGGTGGCCCGTGGTGCATATCAAGCATGATGAGCAAGCACCGTCATCGACCTATCACGTCCACGGCCCGTGGAATGCCATCAAGCAAGAGGTCGCGCCTGTGGCGGGAGAGGCGGTGATTGTCAAACAGCAGAACTGCGCCTTTATCGGCACCGAGTTGGATCAAGTGCTCAAGGGCATGCGGGTGGAGCGTTTGGTGCTGACGGGGGTAGTGATCCACCACAGCATGGATGCCACGGTGCGTGCCGGAAAAGCGCTCGGCTATCGCATCATCCTGGCGTCTGATGCAACGACGGCGGTGCCGGTGGTGAGCGCCGCAGGGAAGTCCTGGACGGCTACGACGGTGCATGAGCTGACGCTGGCAATCCTCGACGGCGAATATGCCGAAGTCATGACCTCGGACGAGGTGATGGCGCTTGATATCGAAGGCTGCGCGGAGGGTTATGCGGGTTGAACATCGATATCGAAACGCCAGACAAAGAAAAGCCCGCGATGGGGAGAGCGGGCTTAAAGGTGTTCGCTTAGGAGCTGGGATCACCATAAGCGCTGGACTGTGAAAGGGATGTGAAAGGACCCAAACAAAAAACCGCGTGCAATGATATTTCGGCGATGAGAAGAGCTTGGGTTATTTCCTTTTGATCCTGTCTGCGCGTCAGCATGGCTCACCTTGGATAAAGTCAACCGCTGACCAGCGGTTTGCCTATTGGACGTCTACCTTCCGGGCTTTATGCGGCGCAGCCGTGAAGAAAGTGTATCTCTCGATCTGCTTATAGCTGTACGGGGTGAGTCTGCGCCGAACACTCTACTGTCAGGGCGACAACAATTCGCCTGGATGACGCCCCATGTTCATGTCCTCAAGCCTGCTTTCAGCCTTTGCGCTGTTCGCTTTCGTGTCTTCGATCACGCCGGGACCGAATAACACGATGTTATTGGCGTCCGGCGTGAACTTCGGCTTTCGGCGCTCAATTCCTCACGCCCTGGGGATCAGCCTGGGATTTATGGTGCTGGTGATCTCGGTCGGCCTGGGTCTGGGGGAAGTGTTCAAGGCGCTGCCGGGGGCCTATGCGACATTGCGCTATGTCGGGGCGGCGTACTTGCTGTACCTGGCGTGGAAGATTGCGACGTCCAGCCCTCTGTCGGATGACACCCACGGCAACCACACACCCATGACCTTTCTGGGCGCGGCAGTGTTCCAGTGGGTCAACCCCAAGGCCTGGGTCATGGCGTTGGGCGCGATTACTACCTATACGCCCGCGCAAGGCTATTTCACCAACGTGCTGGTGATCGCAGTAGTGTTTGCGGTGATCAACCTACCCAGTGTGTGCGTGTGGGTGGGGTTTGGCAGCGGTTTACGCAGCGTGTTGCGTAATCCGCGCTGGTTGAGAGTGTTCAATTGGTCAATGGCGGGGCTGCTGGTGCTTTCTTTGTACCCGATGTTGTTTGCGGGTTGAACGCGTCAAACTGGTGAGATCGTGGCGAGCAGGCCAATCGCGATGGTCAGTGCTAAAGAGCCAAACAGAAACAATGCCATCTTAGCCATGGGGGCTCCGAAAGGAAGATAAACGACAGGAGGTTTCTCGTCGGGCTCCACGAGTGCGTCGGGAGTGATTCATTGTCACGATTGAAGGCTGTACGGTACAGATTCAGATGCTGAATAAAAAAGCGTATCAGATGCTCCCGCCGCGTCTGTGCAGCGGGCCGGCACCTTATACGTGCAGGTACCGACCAGCGTCAATGAGGCGTGCTCAACCGGTGCCGATTGAGCGAGGTGCAATGACCGACTCAGTCGGTAGAGAATTTGAACACTGTGTTTTGCGTATACGTCTGCCCCGGATCCAGCCGCGTCGAAGGGAAGTTCGGCTGGTTCGGCGCGTCAGGGTAATGCTGGGTTTCCAGGGTAAACGCGCTCCAGTGGTTGTAAGTCTTGCCGGCCTTGCCCTTGACCGAACCATCGAGGAAGTTGCTGGTATAGAACTGCACGCCCGGTTCCGTGGTGTAGAGCTGCAGATGGCGCCCGGATTGCGGATCGTGTACCTCGGCGGCCAGTTTGCCGAGATCACCCTTGGCATCCAGGACCCAGTTGAAGTCGAAGCCACCTTGTTTAGGCTCGGCGAATTTCAACTGGGGATGATCGTCCTTGATGTGTTTACCGATGGCGGTGGGTTGCAGGAAGTCCATCGGGGTGCCAGCGACCGGGGCCAACTCGCCGGTGGGAATCAAGGTGCCGTTGACCGGCGTGTAATGGCTGGCGTGCAAGGTGGCGAGCTGGTTGAGGATGTCGCCGTTACCGGCACCGGCCAGGTTGAAATAACTGTGGTTGGTGAGGTTGAGCACCGTCGGTTTGTCAGTGGTCGCGGTGTACTCGATGTGCAGTTCGTTTTTATCGTTGAGGCGGTAGGTGACCTGGGTTTTCAGGTTTCCGGGAAAGCCCATTTCGCCGTCTTTGGACAGGTAGCTCAACGTCACGCCCACCGAGTCCTTGCTTTTGACCGGTTCGGCTTGCCAGACGCGCTTGTCGAAACCTTCGGCACCGCCATGCAGCGCGTTTGGTCCATCATTGAGCGGTACCTGGTACCGCTTGCCGTCCAGTTCAAAGGCGCCTTTGGCCAAGCGGTTGCCAAAGCGTCCGATAGTGGCGCCGAAGAAGGCAGTTCCGCTCTGGTAGCCCTGTACATCGTCAAAGCCCAGGACTATGTCGTCGAGCTGGCCGTTTTTATCCGGCACGATCAGTGATTGCAGGACGCCGCCGTAAGTAATCACTGTGGCTTGCATGCCATGACTGTTACGCAGCACGTACTGCTCGATGGCCGTACCGTCGTTGGTTTTGCCGAAAGGTTTGTGTTCGCTGGACAAGCCGGCGGCCTGGGCGCCAAGGCTGGCCATCATCAGGGACAGGCCAAGGCTCGAAAGCAGGTGTCGGGAGTGCGGCATCGTTGAACTTCCTTTTGTTATTTTGAATGGAATAGTTCTACTAATTTTCAGATATAGTGCGATTGCTCTGCAAATTTATAGCGTTTCGTGGCTTTTTTGCAATATAAAATAAGACTAATTGGTTGAGGTGAGCATTTTATGAATAATCAAGAAGTTGCCGGTTCCCAGGCGGTGTATGCCGACCTGAAGGGTAAGACCGTCCTGGTTTCCGGTGGCGCCTCGGGGATTGGCGAAGCATTGGTGCGCGCCTTTGCACAGCAGGGCGCACACGTCGGATTTGTCGACATGGCCCAAAGTCAGGGCGAGCAACTGGCTGCCGAGCTGTTGGCCCACGACCATCGCGTCGAATTCGTGCATTGCGATGTCACCGATGAGCACGCCTACAAAACCGCCATCGCCCACATCGCCCACGCGCTGGGGCCGATCACGGTGTTGATCAATAATGCCGCCAACGATGTACGGCACAGCCTGGAAGACATCGATTCGGCGATGTTCGAGAAACTGATCGGGGTTAACCTCAAGCACGCGTTTTTCGCCAGCCAGGCGGTGGTCCCGATGATGAAAGCCGCAGGGCAGGGCGCGATCATCAACCTGGGGTCGATCGGCTGGATGATGGCGTCCGGTGGTTACCCGGTATACGCAGCCAGTAAAGCGGCGACCCACGGCATGACGCGCGGCCTGGCGCGGGAGCTGGGACCTTGGCATATCCGGGTTAACACGCTGGTGCCGGGATGGGTGATGACGCAAAAGCAACTGGCGCTCTGGGTCGATGACGCGGCGCGGGAATTGATCAGTCGTAGTCAATGCCTGCCGGGCAGCGTGCAACCGGAACATATCGCCCATATGGCGCTGTTTCTGGCTTCTGACGTGTCGGCAATGTGTTCGGCGCAGAACTTTATCGTCGATGGCGGTTGGGTTTAGTCCCAGCGGTCGCTCCGTGGCTCCCGGCAATGCGCCGGGGCCGCTGCCACGGGATCATCTGCCGGCGAGCGAAGGCCTGCCGCCGTTTTGCTGCCGAAGGTCAACCAAGCCTGGCACTCGTGCCGCGCTGGCGGAATCAGCCGGGGTGTGCTTCACAGGCACGCACGCCAGTTCGTGGCGCGCCTTGGCAATCAGGTCGGCCACGGCCCTGAACGAGTTCAGGTCGCTGAGGGGGATGCCGCTCAAGTGCAGGGTCGAGGTCGGGTCCGCGTGACGCGTCAAGTCGATACTCAACGTCTTGCCGTCATGGCATTCGCAGGTGCAATGGTCGGGCTGGAAGGCTTTCTCGATCAGGCTTCTTATTTCAAGTATCGACAGTCCTAGATGGTGCATGACGCTTACTCCCTGGCTGCTTGGAATTAGACGCGGGCGAGCGAACTAGCATCGCCGACGCACACACACGGGTAGCAAAGTAAGCGTGTGTAATTTAAGAGATCAGCGAAGGTACGAGGGTTTAATAATAAGCAGGGGAATGCCGACGAGTGGTTTGGCCGCACCCCGTGAATGCGGGGTGCCCGTCGCCCGTGGCCGCCGGATAGATGATCAACGTCGCACTCGACTATGCGCCGCAGGCCGCTTGCCGGATACTGCGAACTATTCAGCGGCAGCGCTGCCGGGTTGTAGGTGCACGACATCTATTGGGCGAGACAGTAAGGGCGTATTTTCATGAATGAAACCGAAGACGGACAGGGGATTCGCGCCGCCAATGTGTTGATCATCGGCGGCGGCTTGAGCGGCACACTGCTGGCAGTGCAACTGCTGCGTTTGCCTGGCGTCCGGCAGATCCTGGTGATCGAGCCGCGCGACGAGCTGGGTCGTGGCGAAGCCTACAGCGCAGTGGAATTGGGCCACACCCTGAACGGCAATGCGGCGCGCATGAGTGTCGACCCGGAAAATGCCGATGACTTGACCCAATGGTTGACTGCCCATATCGCCGCGGGCGGGTGGCCAGAGTCGGACCGGCAGCACGTGCCCGTCAGCGAATTGTTTCCGCCTCGAGGGCTCTTCGGCCTTTACGCGCAACAGCGATTGGCTGAGGCCAGGGCGCTGTCGGCGTCCCGCGTCGAACACATCCGCGCCGAAGTGATCGACGTGCAGGTGGACAGGTCCTCGACCTGGCTGACCTTGGACAACGGCGAGCAACTACGCGGTGATTGTGCGGTGTTGGCCACCGGTATGTTCCCGGCGGCGCGCACGCCACAGACCGCTTCCAGCGGTTTGAACGCGGCCGCCGTCGACCCCTGGAATGTGAGCGCCATGCGTCAACTGGACCCGCAGTCGACGGTGCTGATCATCGGCTCCGGGCTGACTATGGTGGATGCCGTGGTGTCGCTGGAGCAGGCCGGTCATCGCGGGCCTATCGAGGTGTTTTCCCGCCACGGCCTGTTGCCTCATGTCCGTCGCCAGCCCCCGGCCTGGGAGGACTTCCTGGCTGGCGATCAGCGTCTTTGCAGCCCCCTGCAATTAATGCGGGAAGTGCGCCGGCAATGTCAGCGTGCGATGGCGCAAGGCATCGACTGGCAGGCGCCGCTGGACACCGTACGGGTACACATCGCGCGCTTGTGGAGCCAGGCCAGTGAACGGCACAAGCGTCAGTTCGTGCGTCATGTACGGCCCTGGTGGGAAAGCCATCATCACCGCTCGCCACCCTTGAGTGCAGCGTTGGTGGAGCGGTTGCATGGGGAAGGGCGGTTGCGCATTCAAGCCGCGTCGTTCCAGGGATTGGAGTCGTCGGTGAATGGTCAAGTCACCCTGCGTCTGCGCCGCCGTCGCGAGGTGCATGCGACGTTTGTCAGTGGTTGCGCGTTGATTAATTCCAGTGGTATCGAGTACGACTGGCGCCGGGTTGCCCGGCCGCTGCCGCGGCAATTGCTGGCGCGTGGCCTGGTTCAGCCAGGGCCGCTGGCGTTGGGGATCGCGGCGGATGAGTCCGGCGGGGTGCTGGATGTGCAGGGCGTCGCCAGCGAGCGACTGTTCGCCATGGGGCCGCCGTTGCGTGGGATGTGGTGGGAAAGTACGGCGGTGACCGATGTAGCCTTGCAAGCCAAGGCGTTGGCGGCTCGATTGGTCGCGGGCTGAAGATTGCCTAGCACCTCCCCAGAGGGACATAGGTATCTACACCACTTTGCCTCAACGCTTAAATCCCAGCAGATAGGGCTGTTGTGGCGAGCGGGCTTGCCCCGCGTTGGACTGCGAAGCCGTCCCAGTAAGCCGAATGCGGTGTATCAGAGACTCCGTAGCGGCTGGTTTTTGGGACTGCTTCGCAGTCCAACGCGGGACAAGCCCGCTCGCCACAGGGAAATTCGTCAGTTTCTGAAAATTGGGTATACCTATGCCGAAGGGGCGAGGGGCTGACCGAAGTGTGCTGAGAAAATTGGCGACCTGAAAAAACCTATTGATTGTGGATTCAAAGCCGTTCTTTTAGGTCGAAAAATGTCTGAAATATCCCCCAATCGGCCCCTCTCCCTCCGGGAGAGGGCTGGGGTGAGGGCGCCCCGCAGTCAACCTCACCGCCCTTGATCAACCCCGTCCCAGCCTCAACCCCCAATCTTCACAAATCCCGGCTTGAGCCCAAACACTTCCACCCCCGACGCCGTGGACTGCCCGGTAGTCACCGTCACTCGCTCCACCGGCTTATCCATCGCCTCCCGGTATTCCACGCTCATGTCAGCCGCATCGCGACGAATCGCCTGGGCCGGGACAATGATTGCCTGGTCATTGCTGTAAGTGACGATGGTCAACCTTGCGCTCATGCCCAAGCGCACCTTTTGCAACTGCTGCGGAGTGAGCGTGGGGATCGACAGCGTCACCGGGAACTGTGCACTGCCCTGGCTATCGCTGGACAGTGCCAGGCCGCTGACCACGCTGACCGAACCGTGCAGGCGTTCGCCGTCGAAACCATCGCCCATGACTTCCACGGCCTGGCCTTGGTGCAATTGATTAATATCCAGTTCCGAGACGTGGGTGACGATTTTCAGGCGTTCGATATTGGCCAATCCGAACAGCACCTGGCCTTGGGTGACTTTAGTGCCGCCCTGTATCGGGACGTTGTTGCTGTTTGTGCCTTGCGGCCCATTGCTGCCCGGCGCCGGAACGATGATGCCGGAGAATGGCGCCTTGACCTCCTTGCCATCGAGCAGGGTGCGCAAGGCCTCATATTTCACCGTGGCGTTGGTCAACTCCATATCGGCGATCTGGCGGTATTCACCTTTGCCTTGTTCCAGGGTTTGTTGCAGTTCACTGCGCGCCGCCGCCAGGTCCAACTGTTGCTGCCGGGCCTGCTGCTTGAGGTCGTCCAGTTCATTGCGTGGAATGATGCCGCGCTTGAACAGGTTTTCGCTTTCGGTGAGTTTGCGCTGGGTATTGCTGGCGGCCATTTCGGCGGTACGCAGGTTGCGTCGGGCGCGACTGACTTGCTGGCCGCTGTCCCAGTCCTGCATTTCCTGCACCGTGCGGCGTGCCTTGAGTTGCGCGGAAAGCGCATCGCGCAGTTGCACTTCGAGGGTCGCCGGGTCCATGCGCAGCAGCACTTGACCGGCGTCGACGCGTTGACCCTGCTCAACCAGATTGGCCTGCACGTTGCCGTCGAACGGCGCGGTGAGGATGAGGGTGGTCTCGGGCTCGATCTTGCCCACCAAGCCAATTTGGTGCACCAGTGGATCGGGCTTCACCGCCTGCCATTGCTCGGCGGCGTCGGTTTGTGCAGCGGCAGGCGTCTGGTGGTTGACCAGCGCGATCCCGGCACATGCCAGCAGCACCAGCAATACAGCGCCCGATAGGCGTTTTTGATTAGTAGTCATTGAGGGCGATTTCCCAACTTTCGAGTGTCATGCCCAGGGTCAGATCGAGCTGGGTCTGGGCATTCAAATAGGCAATCAGTGCATTGAGGCGAGCATTTTCAGCGTTACGCAGATCGGCTTCGAAGCTCAGCACCTGGAAGTTGGTGGAGCGTCCGGCGCTGAGTTTATCGCGCTCGATGTCGATCTTGCGCCTGGACAGCTCGACAGCGCGCTGGGCGATTTCATATTGGCGCCAGCGAGTGCCGAGGTCGCGTACCACGTTGTTGACGTTGCGCTCCAGTTCCTGGCGGGCATCCGTGATGAGAATGGCCTGGTCCTCTACATTGACCCGCGCGCGAACCTCGGCTTGGCGGGTGCTGATGTCGCCGATCGGAATCTGCACCTGGATCCCGGTATAGCTGTCCCAGCGCCGGTTATGGGTATTGCCGGTAGCGTTATTGGTGACATCACGCACTTGATTGGCGCCCGCCACCAGGTCGACCCGCCAGCGCCCGGAGTCTTTGGCAATCACCAGGTTGAGGTCGGCTTGTTGGCTGCCGAGCAGGGTGGCGAGGTAGTCCGGTTGCTGGGTCTGCGCCAGATTGAAGGCCTGGCGCTTGTCGATATCCATGCGCGAGGCTTCCAGGGCCTCGGTGGCGCGGATTGGTGTCGACAGGTCCAGCGCGAGCAAGCGCAGGAGGCTCAGGCGGCTGATGTCCAGTTGGTTCTGGGCTTCCTCGACCCCCAGTTGCTGGGTGGCAATGTCGGCTTCGGTCTGGACGATTTCGAACTCGGCCATGCGCCCCGCATCGATCAGCGCCCTGTTCACCTCCAACAGGGTCATGGAGCGCTTGAGCGCTTCCTGACTGATGCTCAGTTGCTCCTGGGAACGCAGTAGCTCCCGGTAGGTGGCAATAATTTGACTGATGGTCTGTGCCACGTTTGCCTTGAGATTGAGACGGTTGGCCTGTTCGGCCAGGCGCGACAGGCGGAGCGGGGCGGTGGTTGCATCCCATCCGGCGCCGCGCATCAGGGGCTGGATGATTGCCAGGTTGAGGCCGTCGCTGCGGTAGCGCCCGGCACGGTCGGCGTTGTTCAGTTGCTGGGTCCAGGCCATGCTCAGTTGGGTACCGTATTCCCCCAGCAACGTGGCGGCTGGCGCCAGGTTGGCGTTGCGGGCGCGATCTTCGGAGCCCTGGGTGCTGCGGTAAGAGCTGTTGAGCACCAGTTTGGGGTTGAACGTGTCTTCAGCCACTCGCAGGTCAA is from Pseudomonas mucidolens and encodes:
- a CDS encoding TolC family protein; its protein translation is MNKPLLLILALLSLPSFAADRELRPSAPTITRSGYERGVSLNAQVTTLTLGDAVYLGLRNNPRIRSAYLQRVAQKFDLRVAEDTFNPKLVLNSSYRSTQGSEDRARNANLAPAATLLGEYGTQLSMAWTQQLNNADRAGRYRSDGLNLAIIQPLMRGAGWDATTAPLRLSRLAEQANRLNLKANVAQTISQIIATYRELLRSQEQLSISQEALKRSMTLLEVNRALIDAGRMAEFEIVQTEADIATQQLGVEEAQNQLDISRLSLLRLLALDLSTPIRATEALEASRMDIDKRQAFNLAQTQQPDYLATLLGSQQADLNLVIAKDSGRWRVDLVAGANQVRDVTNNATGNTHNRRWDSYTGIQVQIPIGDISTRQAEVRARVNVEDQAILITDARQELERNVNNVVRDLGTRWRQYEIAQRAVELSRRKIDIERDKLSAGRSTNFQVLSFEADLRNAENARLNALIAYLNAQTQLDLTLGMTLESWEIALNDY